From the Methanobacterium petrolearium genome, one window contains:
- a CDS encoding polysaccharide pyruvyl transferase family protein has protein sequence MIKTDKSHLKVLLVGYNGANNTGSEARLMAIIEDVRRVIGSNTEITVPTLNEENLRRYLKEDEHLHIAPIPSIFFFAVDRLVREHDLVLLVEGSCYMDTWTSALLWAFLWATHSAHRQKKPCVAYAVDAGDLSRFNRWLVGREASKTDLIITRTKYAAERLEKIGVTAPITSTADCAFTFQEDPNDHDFLEKIWPETAEDKDPAEDKDPAEDKDPADSMIGLAVVDFSLWPVVIRPWGREEDLYKWPYYFSRSKERKKIHKQLVEGWSREADRIIEKHGKKVALICMEELDQPLAEDIHRKMINKSKCKIISSKKYNASQMTSMLCKLDLLVTSRYHASVLSLRSCVPQIAVAHDPRLTSLYQDFHLYPDYFICHDAPHLWQDLTRKVDLLLGDPDLQRPHLEKGLQEQLSLSGKNPILLQEFLNKKNAKNLTLPGSCLEVLNESNLNDWTS, from the coding sequence ATGATTAAAACTGATAAATCCCACCTTAAGGTGCTCCTGGTGGGATATAACGGTGCCAACAACACCGGATCCGAAGCCAGACTAATGGCCATAATAGAAGATGTAAGGCGTGTAATTGGATCTAACACCGAGATCACAGTTCCCACCTTAAATGAGGAGAATCTGCGCCGTTATCTGAAAGAAGATGAACATCTACATATTGCTCCCATTCCCTCTATTTTCTTTTTCGCCGTGGATAGGCTGGTTCGAGAACACGACCTAGTGTTACTGGTGGAAGGAAGCTGTTACATGGACACCTGGACGTCTGCACTTTTGTGGGCATTTTTGTGGGCCACTCATAGTGCTCACCGGCAAAAAAAGCCATGTGTGGCTTATGCAGTGGATGCAGGGGATTTGTCCAGATTCAACAGATGGTTAGTTGGAAGAGAAGCCAGTAAAACCGACCTGATCATCACCAGAACCAAATACGCTGCTGAGAGACTGGAAAAAATTGGAGTGACTGCTCCTATCACCTCGACTGCAGACTGTGCATTCACATTCCAGGAAGATCCTAATGATCATGATTTTCTTGAGAAAATATGGCCAGAAACTGCAGAGGATAAGGACCCTGCAGAGGATAAGGACCCTGCAGAGGATAAGGACCCTGCAGATAGTATGATTGGCCTGGCTGTGGTGGATTTTTCCCTATGGCCAGTGGTCATCCGACCCTGGGGACGAGAAGAAGACCTTTACAAGTGGCCTTATTATTTTTCCCGTTCAAAAGAAAGGAAAAAAATACATAAACAGCTGGTTGAAGGTTGGTCCAGGGAAGCCGACCGGATAATAGAAAAACACGGTAAAAAGGTTGCACTTATCTGTATGGAGGAACTGGACCAGCCCCTGGCTGAAGACATCCATCGTAAGATGATAAATAAGAGCAAATGTAAGATAATATCTTCTAAAAAGTATAACGCCTCCCAGATGACTTCAATGCTTTGTAAACTGGACTTGCTGGTCACTTCCCGCTACCATGCATCAGTGTTATCCCTTCGTTCATGTGTGCCTCAGATAGCAGTGGCCCATGATCCTCGTCTCACCTCACTCTACCAGGATTTCCACTTGTATCCAGACTACTTTATCTGCCACGATGCCCCTCATTTATGGCAAGATCTCACCAGGAAAGTGGATTTGCTTTTAGGAGATCCTGATTTACAAAGACCTCATCTGGAGAAAGGATTGCAGGAGCAGCTAAGTCTATCTGGAAAGAACCCAATCCTACTTCAGGAGTTCCTAAATAAAAAAAATGCTAAAAATCTAACATTGCCTGGAAGTTGCCTGGAAGTTTTAAATGAATCAAATTTGAATGACTGGACAAGTTAA